The following are encoded together in the Pectobacterium wasabiae CFBP 3304 genome:
- the rpsI gene encoding 30S ribosomal protein S9, whose product MAENQYYGTGRRKSSAARVFIKPGNGNIVINQRSLEQYFGRETARMVVRQPLELVDMVGKFDLYITVKGGGISGQAGAIRHGITRALMEYDESLRGELRKAGFVTRDARQVERKKVGLRKARRRPQFSKR is encoded by the coding sequence GTCGCCGCAAAAGCTCCGCCGCTCGCGTGTTCATCAAACCGGGCAACGGTAATATCGTTATCAACCAGCGTAGTCTGGAACAGTACTTCGGTCGTGAAACTGCCCGCATGGTAGTTCGTCAGCCGCTTGAACTGGTCGACATGGTTGGTAAATTTGATCTCTACATCACCGTTAAAGGTGGTGGTATCTCTGGTCAGGCTGGTGCGATCCGTCACGGTATCACCCGCGCTCTGATGGAGTATGATGAGTCTCTTCGTGGCGAACTGCGTAAAGCAGGTTTCGTTACTCGTGATGCTCGTCAGGTTGAACGTAAGAAAGTCGGCCTGCGTAAAGCACGTCGTCGTCCTCAGTTCTCCAAGCGTTAA